A portion of the Streptomyces erythrochromogenes genome contains these proteins:
- a CDS encoding adenylate/guanylate cyclase domain-containing protein has product MDSNYKPYDHVASARRIRDYLTGTQGSYEEVNALPDRDKLTFSNGFYANCSAIFVDIRGSSQLPDHYKRPRLARIYRAYLSELVAIFNGEPNTREINIAGDATWAVINTPLKSDIDDVFSLGARANSMAQILNYEMKKASYEHPIKVGIGMSWGRALMIKAGYNGSGINDVVYMGDVVNEAAKLANYGNSQWGVPAVVTSTDFHGNLNEHNRGLLAYDSTRKCYTGSVISKAMEAWIDENCK; this is encoded by the coding sequence TTGGACAGTAACTATAAACCGTACGATCACGTCGCCAGCGCACGCAGAATCAGAGATTACCTGACTGGAACCCAGGGCAGTTACGAAGAAGTCAACGCACTGCCCGACCGAGACAAACTCACATTCTCCAACGGCTTCTACGCCAACTGCTCCGCCATCTTCGTCGACATTCGCGGCTCCTCACAACTCCCAGACCACTACAAGCGCCCCCGATTGGCTCGAATCTATCGCGCATATCTCTCCGAACTGGTCGCCATATTCAACGGCGAGCCGAACACGCGCGAGATCAACATCGCTGGCGATGCCACCTGGGCAGTCATCAATACACCGCTTAAGAGTGACATCGATGACGTATTCAGCCTCGGCGCACGGGCAAACTCGATGGCCCAGATCCTCAACTACGAGATGAAGAAGGCATCCTACGAACATCCGATCAAGGTGGGGATCGGAATGTCGTGGGGGCGAGCCTTGATGATCAAAGCAGGCTACAACGGCAGCGGAATCAACGACGTTGTGTACATGGGAGACGTCGTAAACGAGGCTGCAAAATTGGCGAACTATGGAAACAGCCAGTGGGGAGTACCTGCAGTAGTAACATCCACAGACTTCCATGGGAACCTTAACGAACACAACAGAGGACTTCTCGCCTACGACTCCACCCGTAAGTGTTACACGGGGTCCGTGATTAGTAAGGCCATGGAGGCCTGGATCGACGAGAACTGTAAATGA
- a CDS encoding Pycsar system effector family protein produces the protein MTETSPTPQPETAPNADHAWKALGLVIDWIKHAETKAGATLAATGVTGGVLYNLIKDVTTPSTWLIVSSALCALAVAGAGLCAAMVLWPRLGMKEEPTSLLYFHHIARGHTASDTYATSLVALTKDMDALVTEIASQGWANSRVAHDKYMWGGWAIRILLIALVALAVSTALRVID, from the coding sequence GTGACGGAAACCTCTCCAACTCCCCAGCCGGAGACTGCTCCCAACGCCGACCACGCGTGGAAGGCCCTGGGGTTGGTCATCGACTGGATCAAACATGCTGAGACCAAGGCCGGCGCCACGCTCGCAGCAACCGGGGTTACCGGTGGCGTGCTCTACAACCTGATCAAGGACGTCACGACGCCATCTACATGGCTGATCGTCAGCTCTGCCCTATGCGCTCTCGCTGTTGCGGGAGCAGGCCTGTGCGCCGCCATGGTGCTCTGGCCTCGCCTGGGGATGAAGGAAGAGCCAACAAGTCTGTTGTACTTCCACCACATCGCGCGAGGCCATACCGCTAGCGACACCTATGCCACCTCCCTGGTCGCACTGACCAAGGATATGGATGCCCTGGTCACGGAGATCGCCAGTCAAGGCTGGGCCAATTCACGAGTCGCCCATGACAAGTATATGTGGGGCGGCTGGGCAATTCGCATTCTCCTCATCGCCCTCGTAGCGCTTGCAGTTAGCACTGCACTGCGCGTCATCGATTAG
- the purB gene encoding adenylosuccinate lyase, which produces MTAKPRIPNVLAGRYASAELAVLWSPEYKVTLERRLWLAVLRAQKDLGIEVPDAALADYERVLENVDLASIAEREKVTRHDVKARIEEFNDLAGHEHVHKGMTSRDLTENVEQLQIRLSLELARDRTVAVLARLGKLAGEHAELVMAGRSHNVAAQATTLGKRFATAADELLVAYDRLENLLARYPLRGIKGPVGTAQDMLDLLGGDAAKLADLEQRIASHLGFAHAFTSVGQVYPRSLDYDVVTALVQLAAAPSSIAKTIRLMAGHELVTEGFKPGQVGSSAMPHKMNTRSCERVNGLMVILRGYASMTGELAGDQWNEGDVSCSVVRRVALPDAFFAFDGLLETFLTVLDEFGAFPAVVARELDRYLPFLATTKVLMGAVRAGVGREAAHEVIKEHAVASALAMREQGAERNELLDKLAADERMPLDRAQLDALMADKLSFTGAAGDQVSTVVSRIEAIAKQHPEAAGYAPGSIL; this is translated from the coding sequence GTGACTGCCAAGCCCCGCATCCCCAATGTCCTGGCCGGCCGCTACGCCTCCGCGGAGCTCGCCGTCCTGTGGTCCCCCGAGTACAAGGTGACGCTGGAGCGGCGGCTGTGGCTCGCCGTGCTGCGCGCCCAGAAGGACCTCGGTATCGAGGTCCCGGACGCGGCCCTCGCCGACTACGAGCGCGTCCTGGAAAACGTGGACCTCGCCTCCATCGCCGAGCGCGAGAAGGTCACCCGGCACGACGTGAAGGCCCGGATCGAGGAGTTCAACGACCTCGCCGGCCACGAGCACGTCCACAAGGGCATGACCTCCCGCGACCTGACCGAGAACGTCGAGCAGCTCCAGATCCGCCTCTCGCTGGAGCTGGCCCGCGACCGTACGGTCGCCGTGCTCGCCCGCCTCGGCAAGCTGGCCGGCGAGCACGCCGAGCTGGTCATGGCCGGCCGCTCCCACAACGTGGCCGCGCAGGCGACCACCCTGGGCAAGCGGTTCGCGACCGCGGCCGACGAGCTGCTGGTGGCCTACGACCGCCTGGAGAACCTCCTCGCGCGTTACCCGCTGCGCGGCATCAAGGGCCCCGTCGGCACCGCCCAGGACATGCTCGACCTCCTCGGCGGCGACGCCGCCAAGCTCGCCGACCTCGAGCAGCGCATCGCCTCCCACCTCGGCTTCGCGCACGCCTTCACCTCGGTCGGCCAGGTCTACCCGCGCTCCCTCGACTACGACGTGGTCACCGCCCTGGTCCAGCTGGCCGCCGCGCCGTCCTCCATCGCGAAGACGATCCGCCTGATGGCCGGCCACGAGCTGGTCACCGAGGGCTTCAAGCCCGGCCAGGTCGGGTCCTCCGCGATGCCGCACAAGATGAACACCCGCTCCTGCGAGCGCGTGAACGGCCTGATGGTCATCCTGCGGGGCTACGCCTCGATGACCGGCGAGCTGGCCGGCGACCAGTGGAACGAGGGCGACGTCTCCTGCTCCGTGGTCCGCCGCGTGGCACTGCCGGACGCCTTCTTCGCCTTCGACGGCCTGCTGGAGACCTTCCTGACGGTCCTCGACGAGTTCGGCGCCTTCCCCGCGGTCGTCGCCCGCGAGCTGGACCGCTACCTGCCCTTCCTCGCGACCACCAAGGTCCTGATGGGCGCGGTGCGTGCCGGCGTGGGCCGCGAGGCCGCCCACGAGGTCATCAAGGAGCACGCCGTGGCCTCCGCGCTCGCCATGCGCGAGCAGGGCGCCGAGCGCAACGAGCTGCTGGACAAGCTGGCCGCCGACGAGCGGATGCCGCTGGACCGCGCCCAGCTCGACGCGCTGATGGCCGACAAGCTGTCCTTCACCGGCGCCGCCGGCGACCAGGTGTCGACGGTCGTCTCGCGCATCGAGGCGATCGCCAAGCAGCACCCGGAGGCCGCCGGGTACGCGCCGGGGTCGATCCTCTGA
- a CDS encoding SGNH/GDSL hydrolase family protein, whose protein sequence is MEMNASYTSFVAVGDSFTEGMSDLLPDGSYRGWADLLAARLAAREPSFRYANLAVRGKLIGQIAQEQAPVAAAMGADVITLVGGLNDTLRPKVDMGLVREHLETAVELLAPSCKQLVLMRSPGRNGPVMERFRPRMEQLFATIDELAAKHGALVVDLYGAPVLADPRMWDVDRLHLTAEGHRRVAEAVWQTLGLPAELDWRTELPLAEPPGWAVRRTQDLSFARQHLLPWIGRRLTGRSSGDGRPAKRPELQPYGDAPLS, encoded by the coding sequence ATGGAGATGAATGCCTCTTACACCAGTTTTGTCGCGGTCGGCGACTCCTTCACCGAGGGCATGTCCGACCTCCTGCCGGACGGCTCCTACCGGGGCTGGGCCGACCTGCTCGCCGCCCGCCTCGCGGCGCGCGAGCCGAGCTTCCGCTACGCGAACCTCGCGGTCCGCGGAAAGCTCATCGGGCAGATCGCGCAGGAACAGGCCCCCGTGGCGGCCGCGATGGGCGCCGACGTGATCACCCTGGTGGGCGGGCTGAACGACACCCTGCGCCCCAAGGTGGACATGGGCCTGGTCCGGGAGCACCTGGAGACGGCCGTCGAGCTGCTCGCACCCTCCTGCAAGCAGCTCGTCCTGATGCGCTCCCCGGGGCGCAACGGACCGGTGATGGAGCGCTTCCGCCCCCGCATGGAGCAGCTCTTCGCCACCATCGACGAGCTCGCGGCCAAGCACGGCGCCCTGGTGGTGGACCTCTACGGCGCTCCCGTCCTCGCGGACCCCCGGATGTGGGACGTCGACCGGCTGCACCTGACGGCCGAGGGCCACCGCCGGGTGGCCGAGGCCGTCTGGCAGACCCTGGGCCTGCCCGCCGAGCTGGACTGGCGCACCGAACTGCCCCTCGCCGAGCCGCCCGGCTGGGCGGTACGCCGGACCCAGGACCTGAGCTTCGCCCGGCAGCACCTGCTCCCCTGGATCGGCCGCCGCCTGACGGGCCGCTCCTCGGGAGACGGCCGCCCGGCCAAGCGGCCCGAGCTGCAGCCCTACGGGGACGCGCCGCTCTCGTAG
- a CDS encoding hemolysin family protein, translating to MTVIQLLIGLATLVVNAFFVGAEFALISVRRSQIEPYAEQGDRRARAVLWGLEHVSALMAAAQLGITLCTLVLGVVAEPAIAHLLTPLFDLVGVPSGLTHAISFVVALALATYLHMLFGEMLPKNVALSEPVRTALLLGPPLVTLTRALRPVIFAINAFANALLRLLRVEVKDEVAATFSDDELARMVKDSSDAGLLDDRASERLHDALELGRRPVTDVVLPAERVISAREGITPAGLERLSAESGYSRFPVVDAQQGILGYLHVKDALDADGESRDEPFPASALRPIAQVRAETPLDDVLTAMRRSRTHLAAVLGAEGAMTGLVTMEDVLRELFGRPASA from the coding sequence ATGACCGTGATCCAGCTGTTGATCGGCCTGGCGACCTTGGTCGTGAACGCCTTCTTCGTCGGCGCGGAGTTCGCGCTGATCTCGGTACGGCGCAGCCAGATCGAGCCGTACGCCGAGCAGGGCGACCGGCGGGCCCGCGCCGTCCTGTGGGGGCTCGAGCACGTGTCGGCGCTGATGGCCGCGGCGCAGCTCGGCATCACCTTGTGCACGCTGGTGCTGGGTGTGGTGGCCGAGCCGGCCATCGCCCATCTGCTGACCCCGCTCTTCGACCTGGTCGGGGTGCCTTCCGGGCTCACGCACGCGATCTCCTTCGTGGTGGCACTGGCCCTGGCGACGTACCTGCACATGCTCTTCGGCGAGATGCTGCCGAAGAACGTGGCGCTGTCCGAGCCGGTGCGCACGGCACTGCTGCTGGGGCCGCCGCTGGTGACGCTCACCCGGGCGCTGCGGCCGGTGATCTTCGCGATCAACGCCTTCGCCAACGCCCTGCTGCGGCTGCTGCGGGTGGAGGTCAAGGACGAGGTCGCGGCGACGTTCTCGGACGACGAGCTGGCGCGGATGGTGAAGGACTCCAGTGACGCCGGGCTCCTCGACGACCGGGCGAGCGAGCGCCTGCACGACGCCCTGGAACTGGGCCGGCGGCCGGTGACCGACGTGGTGCTGCCTGCCGAGCGGGTGATCTCGGCGCGCGAGGGCATCACACCGGCCGGGCTGGAGCGGCTGTCGGCCGAGAGCGGGTACTCCCGTTTCCCGGTGGTCGACGCGCAGCAGGGGATCCTCGGCTACCTGCACGTGAAGGACGCCCTGGACGCCGACGGGGAGTCGCGTGACGAGCCGTTCCCGGCGTCGGCGCTGCGCCCGATCGCGCAGGTACGGGCGGAGACCCCGCTGGACGACGTGCTGACCGCCATGCGGCGCAGCCGCACCCACCTGGCGGCGGTGCTCGGGGCGGAGGGCGCCATGACGGGCCTGGTGACCATGGAGGACGTGCTGCGGGAGCTGTTCGGAAGGCCGGCCTCCGCTTAG
- a CDS encoding hemolysin family protein — MTEVLLLVVALLLCLACGVFVAAEFSLTTVERSELERAAERGERGADSALAAVRTLTFQLSGAQLGITVTGLVIGMISKPSIAALLQEPFEAMGLSAGAASSTALVLGTALSTVVLMVVGELVPKNWAISSPLAIAKRVATFQRVFSRAFRPLISHLNTTANHLVRRFGMEPTEELASARTPQELVALARHSAKQGALEKDTAELFVRTLNLADLTAENVMTPRVQVTALDVQTTAEDVANATMATGLSRFPVYRGSLDTVVGTVHIKDVLALPAEERRRRPVSQLLREPLLVPESLTVDRLLDRLSGKQTMAVVIDEYGGTAGVATLEDIVEEVVGEVRDEHDPHETPDLAPAGADASGRQLYSADGAARTDQLRRIGLRVPDGPYETLAGLIATELGRIPAVGDTLQLDGWQLDVVDDIGRRAARVLLHAPAGSTGSADGTEDAR, encoded by the coding sequence ATGACCGAGGTGCTCCTGCTCGTCGTGGCACTGCTGCTCTGCCTTGCCTGCGGAGTCTTCGTCGCGGCCGAGTTCTCCCTCACGACCGTCGAGCGCAGCGAACTCGAGCGGGCCGCCGAGCGCGGTGAGCGCGGTGCCGACAGCGCCCTCGCGGCCGTCCGCACCCTCACCTTCCAGCTCTCCGGCGCCCAGCTCGGCATCACCGTGACCGGCCTGGTCATCGGCATGATCTCCAAGCCCTCGATCGCCGCCCTGCTCCAGGAACCGTTCGAAGCCATGGGGCTGTCGGCGGGCGCCGCCTCCTCCACGGCCCTGGTCCTCGGAACGGCCCTGTCCACCGTCGTCCTGATGGTCGTCGGCGAACTGGTGCCGAAGAACTGGGCCATCTCCTCCCCGCTGGCGATCGCCAAGCGGGTGGCGACCTTCCAGCGGGTGTTCAGCCGGGCGTTCCGGCCTCTCATCAGCCACCTCAACACCACCGCGAACCACCTGGTGCGCCGCTTCGGCATGGAGCCGACCGAGGAGCTGGCCTCCGCGCGCACCCCGCAGGAGCTGGTCGCCCTGGCCCGGCACTCCGCCAAGCAGGGCGCGCTGGAGAAGGACACGGCCGAGCTGTTCGTCCGGACCCTGAACCTGGCCGACCTGACCGCGGAGAACGTGATGACCCCGCGCGTCCAGGTCACCGCCCTCGACGTGCAGACCACCGCCGAGGACGTGGCGAACGCGACGATGGCCACCGGCCTGTCCCGCTTCCCCGTCTACCGCGGAAGCCTCGACACCGTCGTCGGCACCGTCCACATCAAGGACGTGCTGGCGCTGCCCGCCGAGGAGCGGCGCCGCCGCCCGGTGTCGCAGCTGCTGCGCGAGCCCCTCCTCGTACCGGAGTCGCTGACCGTCGACCGGCTGCTGGACCGGCTGTCCGGCAAGCAGACCATGGCCGTGGTCATCGACGAGTACGGCGGAACGGCGGGCGTGGCGACGCTGGAGGACATCGTCGAGGAGGTCGTCGGCGAGGTGCGGGACGAGCACGATCCGCACGAGACCCCCGACCTGGCCCCGGCCGGTGCGGACGCCTCCGGCCGGCAGCTGTACTCCGCCGACGGCGCCGCGCGCACCGACCAGCTCCGGCGGATCGGGCTGCGGGTGCCGGACGGCCCGTACGAGACCCTGGCCGGCCTGATAGCGACCGAGCTGGGCCGGATCCCGGCGGTCGGCGACACTCTGCAGCTGGACGGCTGGCAGCTGGACGTGGTGGACGACATCGGGCGCCGGGCGGCGAGGGTGCTGCTGCACGCGCCCGCCGGGTCCACCGGGTCTGCGGACGGGACGGAGGACGCGCGATGA
- a CDS encoding GNAT family N-acetyltransferase has protein sequence MSDLHIGPASAGDLGAVLDFWKTAAEGTSISDDLAGVERLHERDPQALLLARRDGELVGTVIAGFDGWRCHLYRLAVHPEYRRQGMGGALLAAAEERFAALGGRRADAMVLDRNERAHPAWDAAGYGPQEAWTRWVKPLAPSAGPQNSGGGRPGPA, from the coding sequence ATGAGTGATCTTCACATAGGCCCGGCTTCGGCCGGCGACCTCGGTGCCGTACTGGACTTCTGGAAGACCGCCGCCGAGGGGACGAGCATCAGCGACGACCTCGCGGGCGTCGAGCGGCTCCACGAGCGGGACCCGCAGGCGCTGCTGCTCGCGCGCCGCGACGGTGAGCTGGTCGGGACCGTGATCGCCGGCTTCGACGGCTGGCGCTGTCACCTCTACCGGCTCGCCGTGCATCCCGAATACCGGCGGCAGGGGATGGGCGGCGCGCTGCTGGCCGCCGCCGAGGAACGTTTCGCCGCGCTGGGCGGGCGGCGGGCAGACGCGATGGTGCTCGACCGGAACGAGCGGGCGCACCCGGCGTGGGATGCGGCCGGGTACGGGCCGCAGGAGGCGTGGACGCGGTGGGTGAAACCGCTCGCCCCGTCGGCGGGGCCGCAGAATTCCGGGGGTGGACGTCCCGGCCCCGCGTGA
- the bioD gene encoding dethiobiotin synthase: MSVLIVSGTGTEIGKTVVTSAVAAAAVAAGRSVAVLKPAQTGVGPQEPGDAAEVVRLAGPSVTAMELARYPEPLAPDTAARRAGLATLAPAQIAQAARRLSEDHDLVLVEGAGGLLVQFDEAGHTLADAARLLDAPTLIVAQAGLGTLNSTTLTAEALRARGLTPLGVVIGSWPQSADLAARCNLADLPKSSELPLLGAVPEGSGALSPERFRASAASWLAPPLWGTWSAESFLTTWSPPAYAPAGA; the protein is encoded by the coding sequence ATGTCCGTACTGATCGTGTCCGGGACGGGCACGGAGATCGGCAAGACCGTGGTCACCTCGGCCGTCGCGGCGGCAGCCGTGGCGGCCGGCCGCTCGGTGGCGGTGCTCAAGCCGGCGCAGACCGGTGTGGGCCCGCAGGAGCCGGGGGACGCGGCGGAGGTGGTGCGGCTGGCCGGTCCCTCCGTCACGGCGATGGAACTGGCCCGCTATCCGGAGCCCCTGGCCCCGGACACGGCCGCCCGTCGCGCGGGGCTGGCGACACTGGCCCCGGCGCAGATCGCGCAGGCCGCGCGGCGGCTGTCCGAGGACCACGACCTGGTCCTGGTGGAGGGTGCGGGCGGGCTGCTCGTCCAGTTCGACGAGGCGGGCCACACGCTGGCCGACGCGGCGCGTCTGCTGGACGCCCCGACCCTGATCGTCGCCCAGGCGGGTCTGGGGACCCTCAACTCCACGACCCTCACGGCGGAAGCCCTGCGGGCCCGGGGCCTGACCCCGCTCGGCGTGGTGATCGGCAGCTGGCCTCAGTCCGCGGACCTGGCGGCCCGCTGCAACCTGGCGGACCTGCCGAAGTCCTCGGAGCTGCCGCTCCTGGGCGCGGTCCCGGAGGGCTCGGGCGCCCTGTCCCCGGAGCGCTTCCGCGCCTCGGCCGCCTCCTGGCTGGCCCCGCCCCTGTGGGGCACCTGGTCGGCGGAGTCCTTCCTCACCACCTGGTCCCCACCGGCCTACGCCCCCGCCGGCGCCTGA
- a CDS encoding adenosylmethionine--8-amino-7-oxononanoate transaminase gives MPDQAHLRAAGADLLALDRQHVWHPYGPMPGRQEPLVIASASGVRLRLAVPSQGEGHEELVDGMSSWWSAIHGYNHPVLNEAVTAQLGRMSHVMFGGLTHEPAVRLAAKLVEITPPGLEHVFLADSGSVSVEVAVKMCLQYWRSLGRTGKTRLLTWRGGYHGDTWQPMAVCDPEGGMHELWQGHLPRQVFADAPPGGFDTPVDPAYADHLRGMIAAHADELAAVIVEPVVQGAGGMRFHHPGYLRVLRELCDEYGVLLILDEIATGFGRTGALFAADHAGITPDVMCLGKSLTGGYLTLAATLCTERVADGISQGEVPVLAHGPTFMGNPLATAVALASVELLLGQDWALEVKRIEAGLRAGLAAAAGIPGVRDVRVLGAIGVVQLDHEVDVAAATRAAVREGVWLRPFRDLLYVMPPFVTGDADVTRICRAVCAAAQEG, from the coding sequence ATGCCTGACCAGGCCCACTTGCGTGCGGCCGGCGCGGACCTGCTCGCGCTGGACCGGCAGCACGTCTGGCACCCGTACGGCCCGATGCCGGGGCGGCAGGAGCCGCTGGTCATCGCCTCCGCCTCGGGGGTGCGGCTGAGGCTCGCCGTCCCGTCCCAGGGCGAGGGCCACGAGGAGCTGGTCGACGGCATGTCCTCCTGGTGGTCGGCCATCCACGGCTACAACCACCCGGTGCTCAACGAGGCCGTGACCGCGCAGCTAGGGCGGATGTCGCACGTGATGTTCGGCGGGCTCACCCATGAGCCCGCCGTCCGGCTCGCCGCGAAGCTCGTCGAGATCACCCCGCCGGGACTGGAGCACGTCTTCCTGGCCGACTCGGGTTCGGTCTCCGTCGAGGTCGCCGTCAAGATGTGCCTGCAGTACTGGCGTTCGCTGGGGCGCACCGGCAAGACCAGGCTGCTGACCTGGCGCGGCGGCTACCACGGGGACACCTGGCAGCCCATGGCCGTCTGCGACCCCGAGGGCGGCATGCACGAGCTGTGGCAGGGTCACCTGCCGCGGCAGGTCTTCGCGGACGCCCCTCCCGGCGGCTTCGACACGCCGGTGGATCCCGCGTACGCCGACCACCTGCGCGGCATGATCGCCGCGCACGCGGACGAGCTGGCCGCCGTGATCGTGGAGCCGGTGGTGCAGGGCGCGGGCGGCATGCGCTTCCACCACCCCGGCTACCTGCGGGTGCTGCGTGAGCTGTGCGACGAGTACGGGGTCCTGCTGATCCTGGACGAGATCGCCACCGGCTTCGGCCGTACCGGCGCGCTCTTCGCGGCCGACCACGCGGGGATCACCCCGGACGTGATGTGCCTGGGCAAGTCGCTGACCGGTGGTTACCTCACGCTGGCGGCGACCCTGTGCACGGAGCGGGTGGCCGACGGGATCTCCCAGGGCGAGGTCCCGGTGCTCGCGCACGGGCCGACCTTCATGGGGAACCCGCTGGCCACGGCCGTGGCGCTGGCCTCCGTGGAGCTGCTGCTCGGCCAGGACTGGGCGCTCGAGGTCAAGCGGATCGAGGCGGGGCTGCGCGCGGGCCTGGCCGCCGCGGCCGGCATCCCCGGCGTGCGGGACGTACGCGTGCTCGGCGCCATCGGCGTGGTCCAGCTGGACCACGAGGTCGACGTGGCCGCGGCCACCCGGGCGGCGGTGCGCGAGGGCGTGTGGCTGAGACCGTTCCGGGACCTGCTCTACGTGATGCCGCCGTTCGTCACGGGCGACGCGGATGTGACCCGTATCTGCCGCGCGGTGTGCGCGGCGGCCCAGGAAGGCTGA
- the bioB gene encoding biotin synthase BioB, whose amino-acid sequence MDLLNTLVDKGLRRELPTREEALAVLATSDDELLDVVAAAGKVRRQWFGRRVKLNYLVNLKSGLCPEDCSYCSQRLGSKAEILKYTWLKPEEASQAAAAGVAGGAKRVCLVASGRGPTDRDVERVGRTIEAIKEQNEGIEVCACLGLLSDGQAEKLREAGADAYNHNLNTSEATYGQITKTHTYADRVDTVEKAHAAGLSACSGLIAGMGESDEDLVDVVFSLRELDADSVPVNFLIPFEGTPLAKEWNLTPQRCLRILAMARFVCPDVEVRLAGGREVHLRSLQPLALNIVNSIFLGDYLTSEGQAGQADLDMIADAGFEVEGAGTTTLPAHRSDVADAAPAGGGCGSNGGASLCGSGAGSASAGDEAAGCGSACGGCSGHAHAQAAPVPAQPAQAEPGALRSDLVAVRRRGAGTDIAPNA is encoded by the coding sequence ATGGACCTGCTGAACACCCTGGTGGACAAGGGGCTGCGGCGTGAGCTGCCGACCCGCGAAGAAGCACTCGCCGTACTGGCGACTTCTGACGACGAACTGCTCGACGTGGTGGCCGCGGCCGGCAAGGTGCGCCGCCAGTGGTTCGGGCGTCGGGTCAAGCTGAACTACCTGGTCAACCTGAAGTCGGGCCTGTGCCCGGAGGACTGCTCCTACTGTTCCCAGCGTCTGGGCTCGAAGGCAGAGATCCTCAAGTACACGTGGCTCAAGCCGGAGGAGGCCTCCCAGGCGGCGGCCGCGGGCGTCGCGGGCGGGGCGAAGCGGGTCTGCCTGGTGGCGAGCGGCCGCGGTCCGACGGACCGTGACGTGGAGCGCGTCGGCCGGACGATCGAGGCGATCAAGGAGCAGAACGAGGGCATCGAGGTGTGCGCCTGCCTCGGTCTGCTCTCGGACGGCCAGGCGGAGAAGCTGCGCGAGGCGGGTGCCGACGCCTACAACCACAACCTGAACACCTCCGAGGCCACCTACGGCCAGATCACCAAGACCCACACCTACGCCGACCGCGTGGACACCGTGGAGAAGGCGCACGCGGCGGGCCTGTCGGCCTGCTCCGGCCTGATCGCGGGCATGGGCGAGAGCGACGAGGACCTCGTCGACGTGGTCTTCTCGCTGCGCGAGCTGGACGCCGACTCCGTGCCGGTCAACTTCCTGATCCCCTTCGAGGGCACCCCGCTGGCCAAGGAGTGGAACCTCACCCCGCAGCGCTGCCTTCGGATCCTGGCGATGGCGCGGTTCGTCTGCCCCGACGTCGAGGTCCGGCTGGCGGGCGGGCGCGAGGTGCACCTGCGCTCGCTGCAGCCGCTGGCGCTGAACATCGTCAACTCGATCTTCCTGGGCGACTACCTCACCAGCGAGGGCCAGGCCGGCCAGGCCGACCTCGACATGATCGCGGACGCCGGTTTCGAGGTGGAGGGCGCCGGTACGACGACCCTTCCCGCGCACCGCTCCGACGTGGCGGACGCGGCCCCCGCCGGCGGCGGCTGCGGGTCCAACGGCGGCGCCTCGCTGTGCGGTTCGGGTGCGGGCTCGGCTTCGGCCGGGGACGAGGCGGCGGGCTGCGGCTCGGCATGCGGCGGCTGCTCGGGCCACGCGCACGCGCAGGCCGCTCCGGTTCCGGCGCAGCCGGCGCAGGCCGAGCCCGGTGCGCTCCGGTCGGACCTGGTGGCGGTACGCCGCCGCGGCGCAGGGACGGACATCGCGCCCAATGCCTGA